One Babylonia areolata isolate BAREFJ2019XMU chromosome 27, ASM4173473v1, whole genome shotgun sequence DNA window includes the following coding sequences:
- the LOC143301329 gene encoding very-long-chain 3-oxoacyl-CoA reductase-B-like encodes MASLATMLQGYFGKSADIFTVIGAVATAFFAFKATSSVLNGLFSYFLSGVFGLSLNLKNAGAWAVVTGCTDGIGKAYAEQIAKRGLNVVLISRTKSKLEEQAKDIESRFKVKTKVIAADFTRPDVYAHIQQELNGLDVGTLVNNVGMSYNHPEFFDQLDDRDQVVMNMINCNVTSVAMMTSVVLPGMVAKKRGVIINIASAAGHTPTPLLALYSGTKSFVDFFSRALQQEYGPKGITVQVVLPYFVATKLSKIRKGSVFAPYPDSFVSSALNTLGLQSRTFGCWSHAVQNKLSALLPASVSMQFLLKARARAIKKKASKSE; translated from the exons ATGGCTTCTCTGGCGACGATGTTGCAGGGTTACTTTGGCAAATCCGCCGACATTTTCACGGTCATAGGTGCCGTGGCTACTGCCTTTTTTGCTTTCAAAGCTACATCATCCGTTCTGAACGGGttgttttcatattttctttccgGGGTCTTTGGTTTGTCGCTCAACTTGAAAAACGCCGGCGCATGGGCAG TGGTGACTGGCTGTACCGATGGTATTGGCAAGGCTTACGCAGAACAG aTTGCCAAACGAGGGCTGAACGTTGTTCTGATCAGCCGTACAAAGTCCAAGCTGGAGGAGCAGGCAAAAGACATTG AGAGCCGCTTCAAGGTGAAGACCAAGGTGATAGCGGCGGACTTCACTCGTCCTGACGTCTATGCCCACATCCAGCAGGAGCTGAACGGACTGGACGTGGGAACACTGG TGAACAATGTGGGCATGTCCTACAACCACCCAGAGTTCTTTGATCAGCTGGATGACCGTGATCAG GTGGTCATGAACATGATCAACTGCAATGTCACGTCCGTTGCCATG ATGACCAGTGTGGTGCTGCCAGGCATGGTGGCCAAGAAGCGAggggtcatcatcaacatcgcttCCGCCGCcggtcacacccccacccccctcctggcCCTCTACTCCGGCACCAAG AGCTTTGTGGACTTCTTCAGTCGTGCTCTGCAACAGGAGTACGGACCAAAGGGAATCACGGTGCAG GTGGTGCTGCCCTACTTTGTGGCCACCAAGCTGAGTAAGATCCGGAAGGGGAGTGTGTTTGCCCCCTACCCCGACTCCTTCGTCAGCAGTGCCCTCAACACCCTGGGCCTGCAGTCACGTACCTTTGGGTGCTGGAGCCATGCCGTGCAG